Proteins from one Neodiprion fabricii isolate iyNeoFabr1 chromosome 5, iyNeoFabr1.1, whole genome shotgun sequence genomic window:
- the LOC124184051 gene encoding putative inorganic phosphate cotransporter isoform X2 — protein sequence MTAAPRDSVGTLPVADAPADAPEAKAPGGFGVRHLEILLMFCGMTIAYMLRVNMSVAIVAMSDSSTSNPDIEDFGWDSSTQSYILSSFFWGYVITQIPAGQIAHLWSAAKLWSLCMFVCGVVNILIPVAARVGDWGAVCACRIVMGLSQGCVLPSVHTLLGKWVPPNERARLGTYAYAGAQFGTVIGLPVSGLLAASSAGWPSIFYLVGAITIAWSVVFFIWGSDSPARHRSIKPAEKDYIETSLGQVDVQTQHSTPWIKIITSVPVWSLIIVHCGQNWGYWTLLTEMPSYMNHILGFDISKNGFISALPYLAMWLLSFPFSWFSDYVIRRGWVSRAVSRKVSNSIGHWGPAVALMGLGYATAEHTVIAVVILVFAVGLNAGSLCGYQINHIDLSPNFAGTLMAITNCIANIMSIVAPLICGLIVTDLTDLTQWRTVFFISAGIYILCNLVFVLFGKAEVQPWNDTEVKPDSENGRNQSSKKTDGKSENK from the exons GGGGATTTGGCGTAAGGCATCTTGAGATACTGTTGATGTTTTGTGGTATGACCATTGCCTACATGCTTCGAGTCAACATGTCTGTGGCTATTGTGGCGATGTCCGATTCCTCAACATCAAATCCAGACATCGAG GATTTTGGCTGGGACTCGTCGACGCAATCGTATATACTGAGCTCCTTCTTTTGGGGCTACGTCATAACCCAGATACCTGCAGGCCAAATCGCTCACCTGTGGAGTGCCGCAAAACTTTGGTCATTATGCATGTTCGTTTGCGGGGTTGTCAACATTTTGATACCGGTTGCCGCCCGTGTCGGAGACTGGGGTGCCGTATGCGCCTGCAGAATCGTCATGGGACTTTCCCAGGGCTGCGTTCTTCCCTCCGTCCACACTCTTCTTGGAAAATGGGTTCCGCCTAACGAACGTGCACGATTGG gaaCTTACGCGTACGCGGGAGCGCAGTTTGGAACAGTAATCGGACTTCCGGTTTCTGGACTTCTTGCCGCATCGTCGGCCGGATGGCCGAGCATCTTCTACCTCGTAGGTGCGATCACCATCGCCTGGTCTGTCGTCTTCTTTATCTGGGGCTCAGACAGTCCGGCTCGTCACCGGAGCATCAAACCCGCGGAGAAAGACTACATCGAGACAAGCCTCGGGCAGGTCGATGTGCAAACG CAACATTCCACACCGTGGATAAAGATAATCACCTCAGTTCCTGTTTGGTCTTTGATCATCGTTCACTGCGGTCAAAACTGGGGCTATTGGACATTGCTCACGGAAATGCCTAGCTACATGAATCATATTTTGGGATTCGACATCTCAAAG aacgGTTTCATCTCCGCGTTACCTTACCTGGCTATGTGGCTGCTCAGTTTTCCGTTCAGCTGGTTTTCTGATTACGTGATACGGCGCGGCTGGGTTTCACGAGCTGTTTCAAGGAAGGTCTCGAACAGCATTGGGCACTGGGGTCCAGCGGTCGCTTTGATGGGTCTCGGCTACGCGACCGCTGAACATACCGTGATCGCGGTTGTCATTCTCGTTTTTGCGGTCGGATTAAACGCCGGCTCACTCTGCGGTTACCAAATCAACCACATTGACTTGAGTCCAAACTTTGCGGGGACTTTGATGGCCATCACTAATTGTATAGCGAACATTATGTCCATTGTCGCCCCTCTAATTTGCGGTCTAATCGTTACCGATCTC ACGGACCTCACTCAGTGGAGAACTGTCTTCTTCATCTCGGCAGGAATCTATATCCTTTGTAACTTGGTGTTTGTCTTGTTTGGAAAAGCTGAAGTCCAGCCGTGGAATGATACCGAGGTGAAACCGGATAGTG AGAACGGAAGAAATCAGAGCAGCAAAAAGACCGACGGCAAGTCTGAAAATAAGTAA
- the LOC124184051 gene encoding putative inorganic phosphate cotransporter isoform X1, with product MTAAPRDSVGTLPVADAPADAPEAKAPGGFGVRHLEILLMFCGMTIAYMLRVNMSVAIVAMSDSSTSNPDIEDFGWDSSTQSYILSSFFWGYVITQIPAGQIAHLWSAAKLWSLCMFVCGVVNILIPVAARVGDWGAVCACRIVMGLSQGCVLPSVHTLLGKWVPPNERARLGTYAYAGAQFGTVIGLPVSGLLAASSAGWPSIFYLVGAITIAWSVVFFIWGSDSPARHRSIKPAEKDYIETSLGQVDVQTQHSTPWIKIITSVPVWSLIIVHCGQNWGYWTLLTEMPSYMNHILGFDISKVIIRKRCITFDQYNGFISALPYLAMWLLSFPFSWFSDYVIRRGWVSRAVSRKVSNSIGHWGPAVALMGLGYATAEHTVIAVVILVFAVGLNAGSLCGYQINHIDLSPNFAGTLMAITNCIANIMSIVAPLICGLIVTDLTDLTQWRTVFFISAGIYILCNLVFVLFGKAEVQPWNDTEVKPDSENGRNQSSKKTDGKSENK from the exons GGGGATTTGGCGTAAGGCATCTTGAGATACTGTTGATGTTTTGTGGTATGACCATTGCCTACATGCTTCGAGTCAACATGTCTGTGGCTATTGTGGCGATGTCCGATTCCTCAACATCAAATCCAGACATCGAG GATTTTGGCTGGGACTCGTCGACGCAATCGTATATACTGAGCTCCTTCTTTTGGGGCTACGTCATAACCCAGATACCTGCAGGCCAAATCGCTCACCTGTGGAGTGCCGCAAAACTTTGGTCATTATGCATGTTCGTTTGCGGGGTTGTCAACATTTTGATACCGGTTGCCGCCCGTGTCGGAGACTGGGGTGCCGTATGCGCCTGCAGAATCGTCATGGGACTTTCCCAGGGCTGCGTTCTTCCCTCCGTCCACACTCTTCTTGGAAAATGGGTTCCGCCTAACGAACGTGCACGATTGG gaaCTTACGCGTACGCGGGAGCGCAGTTTGGAACAGTAATCGGACTTCCGGTTTCTGGACTTCTTGCCGCATCGTCGGCCGGATGGCCGAGCATCTTCTACCTCGTAGGTGCGATCACCATCGCCTGGTCTGTCGTCTTCTTTATCTGGGGCTCAGACAGTCCGGCTCGTCACCGGAGCATCAAACCCGCGGAGAAAGACTACATCGAGACAAGCCTCGGGCAGGTCGATGTGCAAACG CAACATTCCACACCGTGGATAAAGATAATCACCTCAGTTCCTGTTTGGTCTTTGATCATCGTTCACTGCGGTCAAAACTGGGGCTATTGGACATTGCTCACGGAAATGCCTAGCTACATGAATCATATTTTGGGATTCGACATCTCAAAGGTAATAATTAGGAAACGCTGTATAACGTTTGATCAATAC aacgGTTTCATCTCCGCGTTACCTTACCTGGCTATGTGGCTGCTCAGTTTTCCGTTCAGCTGGTTTTCTGATTACGTGATACGGCGCGGCTGGGTTTCACGAGCTGTTTCAAGGAAGGTCTCGAACAGCATTGGGCACTGGGGTCCAGCGGTCGCTTTGATGGGTCTCGGCTACGCGACCGCTGAACATACCGTGATCGCGGTTGTCATTCTCGTTTTTGCGGTCGGATTAAACGCCGGCTCACTCTGCGGTTACCAAATCAACCACATTGACTTGAGTCCAAACTTTGCGGGGACTTTGATGGCCATCACTAATTGTATAGCGAACATTATGTCCATTGTCGCCCCTCTAATTTGCGGTCTAATCGTTACCGATCTC ACGGACCTCACTCAGTGGAGAACTGTCTTCTTCATCTCGGCAGGAATCTATATCCTTTGTAACTTGGTGTTTGTCTTGTTTGGAAAAGCTGAAGTCCAGCCGTGGAATGATACCGAGGTGAAACCGGATAGTG AGAACGGAAGAAATCAGAGCAGCAAAAAGACCGACGGCAAGTCTGAAAATAAGTAA
- the LOC124184051 gene encoding putative inorganic phosphate cotransporter isoform X3 — protein MRKHPHRYSHASRRLDFGWDSSTQSYILSSFFWGYVITQIPAGQIAHLWSAAKLWSLCMFVCGVVNILIPVAARVGDWGAVCACRIVMGLSQGCVLPSVHTLLGKWVPPNERARLGTYAYAGAQFGTVIGLPVSGLLAASSAGWPSIFYLVGAITIAWSVVFFIWGSDSPARHRSIKPAEKDYIETSLGQVDVQTQHSTPWIKIITSVPVWSLIIVHCGQNWGYWTLLTEMPSYMNHILGFDISKVIIRKRCITFDQYNGFISALPYLAMWLLSFPFSWFSDYVIRRGWVSRAVSRKVSNSIGHWGPAVALMGLGYATAEHTVIAVVILVFAVGLNAGSLCGYQINHIDLSPNFAGTLMAITNCIANIMSIVAPLICGLIVTDLTDLTQWRTVFFISAGIYILCNLVFVLFGKAEVQPWNDTEVKPDSENGRNQSSKKTDGKSENK, from the exons ATGCGCAAGCATCCTCATCGATATTCCCACGCTTCTCGACGATTG GATTTTGGCTGGGACTCGTCGACGCAATCGTATATACTGAGCTCCTTCTTTTGGGGCTACGTCATAACCCAGATACCTGCAGGCCAAATCGCTCACCTGTGGAGTGCCGCAAAACTTTGGTCATTATGCATGTTCGTTTGCGGGGTTGTCAACATTTTGATACCGGTTGCCGCCCGTGTCGGAGACTGGGGTGCCGTATGCGCCTGCAGAATCGTCATGGGACTTTCCCAGGGCTGCGTTCTTCCCTCCGTCCACACTCTTCTTGGAAAATGGGTTCCGCCTAACGAACGTGCACGATTGG gaaCTTACGCGTACGCGGGAGCGCAGTTTGGAACAGTAATCGGACTTCCGGTTTCTGGACTTCTTGCCGCATCGTCGGCCGGATGGCCGAGCATCTTCTACCTCGTAGGTGCGATCACCATCGCCTGGTCTGTCGTCTTCTTTATCTGGGGCTCAGACAGTCCGGCTCGTCACCGGAGCATCAAACCCGCGGAGAAAGACTACATCGAGACAAGCCTCGGGCAGGTCGATGTGCAAACG CAACATTCCACACCGTGGATAAAGATAATCACCTCAGTTCCTGTTTGGTCTTTGATCATCGTTCACTGCGGTCAAAACTGGGGCTATTGGACATTGCTCACGGAAATGCCTAGCTACATGAATCATATTTTGGGATTCGACATCTCAAAGGTAATAATTAGGAAACGCTGTATAACGTTTGATCAATAC aacgGTTTCATCTCCGCGTTACCTTACCTGGCTATGTGGCTGCTCAGTTTTCCGTTCAGCTGGTTTTCTGATTACGTGATACGGCGCGGCTGGGTTTCACGAGCTGTTTCAAGGAAGGTCTCGAACAGCATTGGGCACTGGGGTCCAGCGGTCGCTTTGATGGGTCTCGGCTACGCGACCGCTGAACATACCGTGATCGCGGTTGTCATTCTCGTTTTTGCGGTCGGATTAAACGCCGGCTCACTCTGCGGTTACCAAATCAACCACATTGACTTGAGTCCAAACTTTGCGGGGACTTTGATGGCCATCACTAATTGTATAGCGAACATTATGTCCATTGTCGCCCCTCTAATTTGCGGTCTAATCGTTACCGATCTC ACGGACCTCACTCAGTGGAGAACTGTCTTCTTCATCTCGGCAGGAATCTATATCCTTTGTAACTTGGTGTTTGTCTTGTTTGGAAAAGCTGAAGTCCAGCCGTGGAATGATACCGAGGTGAAACCGGATAGTG AGAACGGAAGAAATCAGAGCAGCAAAAAGACCGACGGCAAGTCTGAAAATAAGTAA